A single genomic interval of Halobacillus halophilus DSM 2266 harbors:
- a CDS encoding stage V sporulation protein S produces MDVLKVSAKSVPNSVAGALANVVRERGTAEIQAIGAGALNQAVKAVAIARGFVAPSGLDLICIPAFTDIMIDEEERTAIKLIVEPR; encoded by the coding sequence ATGGACGTATTAAAAGTATCAGCTAAATCCGTACCTAATTCAGTAGCAGGAGCTTTAGCCAACGTTGTGAGAGAGCGCGGCACTGCAGAGATTCAGGCCATTGGTGCAGGCGCATTGAACCAGGCGGTTAAAGCGGTGGCAATTGCTAGAGGGTTTGTAGCCCCCAGTGGATTAGACTTGATTTGCATTCCAGCCTTTACTGACATTATGATCGACGAGGAAGAACGTACGGCGATCAAATTGATTGTCGAGCCTCGATAG
- the tdh gene encoding L-threonine 3-dehydrogenase, protein MNGTMKAIVKHHRGKGAELKEVAIPSIRDDEVLIRVQATSICGTDVHIYNWDEWSESRVQPPYVFGHEFAGEIVEVGEKVNNFTVGDYVSAETHLVCGHCPQCLTGKSHICENTKIIGVDTQGCFAEYVALPASNLWRNPSDLPTDIASIQEPMGNAVHTVLNGDVAGKSVAIIGCGPIGLMAVGVAKAAGASQVLAFDLNTYRLELAEKMGATTTINSREEDPVVRAKDLTDRHGVDVVCEMSGHPVAMDQGFKMITNGGRVSILSLPTKRVSLDVTNDIVFKGIEVQGITGRKMYETWQQVSRLLQSGQVDVKPMITHHLKLDEFEKGFELMNQGECGKVVLHP, encoded by the coding sequence GTGAATGGAACAATGAAAGCAATTGTTAAACACCATCGCGGTAAAGGAGCAGAGCTTAAGGAAGTAGCGATTCCTTCAATTCGTGATGATGAAGTATTAATACGTGTGCAGGCAACTTCCATATGTGGAACAGATGTTCATATATATAATTGGGATGAGTGGTCCGAGAGCCGGGTACAGCCACCTTATGTTTTCGGCCATGAATTTGCAGGTGAAATTGTTGAAGTTGGAGAAAAAGTAAATAACTTCACAGTAGGTGATTATGTAAGTGCAGAGACACACTTAGTATGCGGTCACTGTCCTCAGTGCCTGACGGGTAAATCCCATATATGTGAAAATACTAAGATTATTGGAGTAGATACCCAAGGCTGCTTTGCAGAGTACGTAGCACTGCCAGCTAGTAACCTATGGCGCAACCCAAGCGATCTCCCGACAGATATAGCCTCCATCCAGGAGCCGATGGGCAATGCTGTACACACCGTCCTCAATGGCGATGTGGCAGGTAAATCCGTGGCTATTATTGGGTGCGGGCCTATTGGTTTAATGGCTGTGGGTGTAGCTAAAGCAGCGGGAGCGTCCCAGGTCCTGGCTTTTGATCTCAACACTTATCGTCTGGAACTAGCTGAAAAAATGGGAGCTACTACAACGATTAACTCAAGGGAAGAAGATCCTGTAGTTAGAGCTAAAGATTTAACCGATAGACATGGAGTAGATGTGGTTTGTGAAATGAGCGGCCATCCTGTAGCCATGGACCAGGGTTTTAAGATGATCACAAACGGAGGACGTGTGTCTATATTAAGCCTGCCCACGAAAAGAGTGAGCCTTGATGTAACGAATGATATTGTTTTTAAGGGAATAGAGGTTCAAGGGATCACAGGCCGTAAGATGTATGAAACGTGGCAGCAAGTTTCCCGGCTGCTTCAATCAGGGCAGGTTGATGTTAAACCAATGATTACTCATCACTTAAAACTGGATGAGTTTGAAAAAGGATTTGAATTAATGAATCAAGGCGAGTGCGGGAAAGTTGTACTGCATCCATAA
- a CDS encoding glycine C-acetyltransferase encodes MKGFEYLQEQLDEMKDEGTFRSLIPLESAQGSRVTIKGKEVIQLSSNNYLGLTSHPKMKKAAEKANEEFGVGTGSVRTIAGTLQMHEDFEKKLAKFKHTEAALVFQSGFTTNQGVLSSILGKEDVVISDELNHASIIDGIRLTKADRKIYKHVDMKSLEEALQSSSEYRTRLVVTDGVFSMDGNIAPLPEIVELAEKYNALIMVDDAHASGVLGDNGRGTVNHFNLDGRVHIQVGTLSKAIGVLGGYVASTQTLREYLIHKGRPFLFSTSHPPAVTAANDTAIDVLLDEPELIEKLWDNTKYFKDGLSSLGFDTGISETPVTPVMIGDDALTHKFSDELFDHGVFAQGIVFPTVQRGKGRVRTIVTAEHSKEELKEALDAFEAVGKKLGII; translated from the coding sequence ATGAAGGGTTTTGAATATTTACAAGAACAATTAGATGAAATGAAGGATGAAGGAACATTCAGAAGTTTGATCCCGTTGGAATCAGCTCAAGGATCAAGAGTGACGATTAAAGGAAAAGAAGTCATTCAGCTTTCTTCCAATAATTATTTAGGATTAACATCTCACCCAAAGATGAAGAAAGCTGCGGAAAAAGCTAACGAAGAATTTGGTGTTGGAACTGGTTCCGTTCGTACCATTGCGGGAACATTGCAAATGCATGAAGATTTTGAAAAGAAACTTGCAAAATTCAAGCACACGGAAGCAGCTCTTGTGTTTCAATCCGGATTCACTACCAATCAGGGTGTACTTTCTTCCATTTTAGGAAAAGAAGATGTAGTTATTTCTGATGAACTGAACCACGCCTCTATTATCGATGGCATTCGCTTAACGAAGGCGGATCGAAAAATTTATAAGCATGTGGACATGAAGTCTTTAGAAGAAGCACTGCAGTCAAGTTCTGAGTACCGTACGCGCTTAGTCGTGACGGACGGGGTGTTTTCCATGGATGGTAATATTGCACCGCTCCCGGAGATTGTCGAACTTGCAGAAAAGTATAACGCCCTCATTATGGTGGATGATGCCCATGCCAGCGGTGTCCTCGGAGATAACGGACGCGGAACGGTCAATCATTTTAATCTTGATGGTCGTGTGCATATTCAAGTGGGTACCTTAAGTAAAGCGATCGGTGTCCTCGGTGGATATGTGGCCAGTACGCAAACACTCAGGGAATACTTAATTCATAAAGGACGTCCATTTTTGTTCAGCACCTCTCATCCGCCTGCAGTTACAGCAGCTAACGACACAGCTATCGATGTACTGCTGGATGAACCTGAGTTAATTGAAAAGCTTTGGGATAATACGAAATACTTTAAAGACGGACTTTCTTCTCTTGGGTTTGATACAGGCATCAGTGAAACACCAGTCACGCCTGTTATGATCGGAGACGATGCCCTAACCCATAAATTTTCTGATGAGTTATTTGATCACGGGGTATTCGCTCAAGGAATTGTCTTCCCGACTGTACAGCGCGGAAAGGGAAGAGTTCGTACCATCGTAACAGCTGAACATTCAAAAGAAGAGCTTAAAGAAGCCTTAGATGCATTTGAAGCCGTTGGTAAAAAATTAGGGATTATATAA
- the miaB gene encoding tRNA (N6-isopentenyl adenosine(37)-C2)-methylthiotransferase MiaB, with protein MNEQQRKDMSQIRQVNPEEATSDKNNLNRLKEKSSEDFMKYFETTYQPPNMRDAQRRKKKETDVHYDFTIPEDMDQSGKGKKYMIRTYGCQMNEHDTEVMAGIFEEMGYESTSDTKEADIILLNTCAIRENAENKVFGEIGHLKPLKMENPNLIIGVCGCMSQEESVVNRILKKHPFIDLIFGTHNIHRLPQLVKEAMFGKEMVIDVWSKEGDIIENLPRSRKGKIKAWVNIMYGCDKFCTYCIVPYTRGKERSRLPADIIQEVRHLAAQGYKEVTLLGQNVNAYGKDLDLEYGLGDLMDELRSIDIPRVRFTTSHPRDFDDRLIEVLSKGGNMLDHIHLPVQSGNTDVLKIMGRKYSREEYLELVKRIRKSMPDATLTTDIIVGFPNETEEQFQDTLSLVEEVGFEAAYTFIYSPRENTPAAKMKDNVSMEEKKDRLQRLNKLVNEQSAEAMKQYEGEIVHVLVEGESKNNEEVLAGYTKRNKLVNFRAPRSSIGQIVPVKITKAKTWSLDGEMVEASVEVK; from the coding sequence ATGAACGAACAACAGCGAAAAGATATGTCGCAAATTCGTCAGGTTAATCCCGAAGAAGCGACATCAGATAAAAATAATTTGAATCGTCTGAAAGAGAAGTCTAGTGAAGATTTCATGAAATATTTTGAAACTACTTACCAGCCTCCGAATATGAGGGATGCGCAGCGGAGGAAGAAGAAAGAAACAGATGTGCATTATGATTTTACAATACCTGAAGATATGGATCAGTCTGGTAAAGGGAAAAAATATATGATCCGTACATACGGGTGTCAAATGAACGAACATGACACAGAGGTTATGGCCGGAATATTTGAAGAAATGGGATATGAGTCCACCTCGGATACGAAAGAGGCGGATATCATCCTTCTTAATACTTGTGCGATAAGAGAGAATGCCGAGAACAAAGTTTTTGGTGAAATTGGTCACTTAAAACCATTAAAAATGGAAAACCCGAATTTAATCATTGGTGTTTGTGGATGCATGTCTCAGGAGGAATCCGTTGTGAATCGTATCCTGAAGAAGCATCCATTTATCGATTTGATTTTTGGGACACATAACATTCACCGGCTGCCCCAGCTTGTAAAAGAAGCTATGTTCGGAAAAGAAATGGTTATTGATGTTTGGTCCAAAGAGGGAGACATCATCGAAAACCTTCCGCGTTCCCGTAAAGGCAAGATTAAAGCATGGGTTAATATCATGTACGGTTGTGATAAGTTCTGCACGTATTGCATTGTTCCATATACACGAGGCAAAGAACGCAGCAGATTACCAGCTGATATAATTCAGGAAGTAAGGCACCTGGCTGCCCAGGGATATAAAGAAGTTACTTTACTTGGTCAAAACGTGAACGCTTACGGTAAAGACCTTGACTTAGAATATGGCCTTGGTGACTTGATGGATGAGCTTCGCAGTATAGATATCCCGCGCGTGAGGTTTACAACCTCTCACCCACGTGACTTCGATGACCGGCTCATTGAGGTGCTTTCTAAGGGAGGTAATATGCTCGACCATATTCACCTGCCTGTCCAATCAGGTAATACGGATGTCCTTAAGATCATGGGGCGCAAATATTCAAGAGAAGAATATCTGGAGCTTGTTAAGAGAATTCGAAAATCTATGCCGGACGCTACTCTCACTACCGATATTATCGTTGGTTTCCCAAATGAAACAGAAGAGCAGTTCCAGGATACCCTTTCACTTGTAGAAGAAGTTGGATTTGAAGCGGCTTATACATTTATCTATTCTCCAAGGGAAAACACACCAGCAGCTAAAATGAAGGATAACGTTTCTATGGAAGAGAAAAAAGATCGTCTACAACGTCTGAATAAGCTGGTTAATGAACAGTCGGCAGAGGCGATGAAGCAATATGAAGGCGAGATTGTTCATGTTCTTGTAGAAGGCGAAAGCAAGAATAATGAGGAAGTGCTGGCTGGATACACGAAGCGTAACAAGCTAGTCAATTTCCGTGCTCCTAGATCATCCATCGGTCAAATTGTACCGGTGAAAATAACTAAAGCGAAAACCTGGTCTCTAGATGGAGAAATGGTGGAAGCAAGTGTAGAGGTGAAATAA
- a CDS encoding RicAFT regulatory complex protein RicA family protein yields MAEYTRKQVVDEAHKLANMMANIEEIDRFKQLEAKLNENQKVQSHIKKIKALQKQAVNFQAYGKSEALERVEKEIDRLQNELDEIPVVAEFKESQTVINDILQMVSSTISREVTNEVIRSTGGDLLKGETGSKTKGSSCS; encoded by the coding sequence ATGGCAGAGTATACTAGAAAGCAAGTAGTGGATGAAGCTCACAAACTAGCTAATATGATGGCGAATATAGAAGAAATCGACCGCTTTAAGCAGTTGGAAGCAAAGTTGAATGAGAACCAGAAAGTTCAATCTCATATAAAAAAGATTAAAGCTTTACAAAAACAAGCTGTAAACTTTCAAGCTTATGGAAAGTCAGAAGCATTAGAGCGTGTAGAAAAAGAAATTGATCGTCTGCAGAATGAGCTGGATGAAATTCCTGTAGTAGCAGAATTTAAAGAAAGTCAAACCGTCATTAATGATATCCTGCAAATGGTTTCAAGCACCATTTCGCGTGAAGTGACAAACGAAGTCATTCGCTCTACAGGTGGAGACCTGCTTAAAGGGGAAACGGGCTCAAAAACAAAAGGAAGCAGCTGCAGCTAA
- a CDS encoding outer spore coat protein CotE, with product MSFFERDYREIITKAVIGKGKKFTESTHTISPSHRPTSILGCWVINHIYNAKKKGEHVEVSGSYDVNVWYSYNDNTKTEVVTERVNYCDLVKLSIKDDNCIHDDVEVIAKVVQQPNCLEANITANGQKIVVEVEREFTVDVIGETKLCVKVDPHGCDKDDDYEYELSSDDFSTIETDFLPSSSSDDDKHD from the coding sequence ATGTCTTTTTTTGAGCGTGATTACAGGGAGATCATTACCAAAGCTGTAATCGGGAAAGGTAAAAAGTTTACAGAATCCACGCACACGATCAGCCCCTCGCACCGCCCAACAAGTATCCTGGGTTGTTGGGTCATCAATCACATTTACAATGCAAAGAAAAAAGGGGAGCATGTGGAGGTCTCGGGAAGCTACGATGTCAATGTCTGGTATTCGTATAACGATAATACGAAAACCGAAGTAGTAACAGAACGAGTGAACTATTGTGATCTTGTTAAACTCTCTATCAAAGATGATAACTGTATTCATGACGACGTGGAAGTAATAGCTAAAGTTGTCCAGCAGCCAAATTGTTTAGAGGCGAATATAACCGCCAATGGTCAAAAGATCGTGGTAGAAGTGGAAAGAGAATTTACCGTGGATGTTATCGGGGAAACCAAACTTTGCGTAAAAGTCGATCCTCATGGTTGTGATAAGGATGACGATTATGAATATGAGCTATCATCTGATGATTTTTCAACTATTGAAACTGATTTTCTTCCTTCTTCCAGCAGTGACGACGATAAGCATGATTAA
- the mutS gene encoding DNA mismatch repair protein MutS: MAQYTPMMQQYLKIKAENKDAFLFFRLGDFYEMFFNDALRASKELEITLTSRDGGAEDRIPMCGVPYHSAENYIKQLVEKGFKVAICEQVEDPKVAKGVVRREVVQLITPGTVMEGSMLEEKENNYLASLSEFNDGTYTVSYNDLTTGENNVALITGGFDAAISELYSRPVKEIVVASDFNHEQQEILEDRLGYTISHQDETYIQEEFQELVKEVRQEKLLIGFGRLLQYIQLTQKRSLDHLQPVRVVELNQYMTLDMYSKRNLELVETLRKQGKSGSLLSVVDKTITAMGARMLKKWMERPLLTKQAIEARHDQVEGLLDQFFERETLREQLTSVYDLERLAGRVAYGNVNARDLIQVRNSLRKIPEILETLGSFNHPSMKSLYEKIDPLHELKELLEGSIAEDPPITIKEGGLIQDGFHQQLDEYRDASRNGKQWIAQLEKKEREATGIRSLKIGYNRVFGYYIEVTKANLRHLPEGMYERKQTLTNAERFITPELKEKETMILEAQEKSVDLEYELFLEVREKVKTYVQELQRLAEQISRIDVLQGFAQIAETNGYVRPLYGQARLVDIKQGRHPVVENVLKDETFVPNDIYMNEETDVLLITGPNMSGKSTYMRQLALIAILGQMGSFIPCESATLPIFDQIFTRIGAADDLVSGQSTFMVEMLEANHALSNATEHSMILLDEIGRGTSTYDGMALAQSIVEHIHEHIRAKTLFSTHYHELTSLEDQLERLKNVHVRAEEYEGNVVFLHQIKDGPADESYGIHVAKLADLPSSLINRATALLTQFESSSSAAEESSASLEEEQLTMFVEEQKPNAKKGTKSKSNVESYLKGLDLMEMTPMDAMNELYQLQKRIKS, encoded by the coding sequence ATGGCACAATATACACCTATGATGCAGCAATACTTAAAGATTAAAGCAGAAAATAAAGATGCTTTTCTTTTCTTTCGTCTTGGAGATTTTTATGAAATGTTTTTCAACGATGCGCTCCGTGCTTCCAAAGAGCTCGAAATTACATTAACAAGCCGTGACGGTGGAGCTGAAGATCGGATACCTATGTGCGGTGTGCCTTATCATTCAGCTGAAAATTACATAAAGCAACTAGTTGAAAAAGGATTTAAAGTAGCGATCTGCGAACAAGTTGAAGATCCAAAAGTGGCCAAGGGAGTGGTGAGGCGTGAAGTAGTTCAGCTCATTACTCCCGGGACAGTCATGGAAGGCAGTATGCTTGAGGAAAAGGAAAACAACTATCTTGCTTCCCTCAGTGAGTTTAATGATGGTACGTACACGGTGAGCTACAACGACCTGACCACAGGAGAAAACAATGTGGCATTAATCACGGGAGGATTTGATGCAGCAATCAGTGAATTGTACAGCCGTCCTGTTAAAGAAATTGTTGTAGCAAGTGACTTCAATCACGAACAGCAGGAAATTCTTGAAGATCGACTGGGCTACACCATTTCTCATCAGGATGAGACGTACATTCAAGAAGAGTTTCAAGAGTTAGTAAAAGAGGTACGACAGGAGAAGCTTCTTATTGGGTTCGGTCGTCTGCTACAATATATTCAATTGACGCAAAAACGCTCTCTTGATCATTTGCAGCCTGTTCGAGTGGTTGAATTAAACCAGTATATGACCCTTGATATGTATTCAAAAAGAAATCTGGAGTTAGTCGAAACTCTCCGGAAGCAAGGAAAGTCTGGCAGCTTATTGTCGGTTGTAGATAAGACAATTACAGCTATGGGAGCAAGGATGTTAAAGAAATGGATGGAACGTCCTCTTCTTACAAAGCAAGCGATAGAAGCTCGGCATGATCAGGTAGAAGGGTTATTGGATCAGTTTTTCGAACGGGAAACTCTTAGAGAGCAATTAACTTCTGTGTATGACCTCGAACGGCTCGCCGGTCGTGTAGCCTACGGCAATGTGAATGCCAGAGATTTAATTCAAGTACGAAATTCGTTAAGAAAAATACCTGAAATTCTGGAAACGCTGGGTTCCTTCAATCATCCTTCAATGAAGAGCCTTTACGAAAAAATAGATCCGCTTCATGAACTCAAAGAATTATTAGAAGGCAGTATAGCAGAGGATCCGCCGATTACGATCAAAGAAGGTGGATTAATTCAAGATGGTTTCCACCAGCAGCTGGATGAATACCGTGATGCATCAAGAAATGGGAAGCAATGGATCGCTCAATTGGAGAAGAAAGAAAGAGAAGCCACTGGAATCAGGTCTCTTAAAATCGGCTATAATCGTGTGTTCGGATATTATATTGAAGTAACGAAAGCGAATTTGCGTCACCTGCCTGAAGGAATGTACGAACGGAAGCAGACATTGACGAATGCTGAACGATTTATTACACCTGAGTTAAAAGAAAAAGAAACCATGATCCTTGAAGCCCAGGAGAAAAGTGTAGATTTAGAATATGAACTTTTTCTTGAAGTAAGGGAAAAAGTAAAAACGTATGTTCAGGAGCTTCAGCGATTAGCTGAACAAATCAGTCGTATTGATGTACTTCAAGGGTTTGCTCAAATTGCTGAGACAAATGGATACGTGCGACCTTTATATGGACAAGCCAGATTAGTGGACATCAAGCAGGGACGTCATCCTGTGGTAGAAAACGTACTTAAAGATGAAACCTTCGTTCCTAATGATATTTATATGAATGAAGAGACCGATGTGCTTCTTATTACGGGGCCGAATATGTCTGGTAAAAGTACGTACATGAGGCAGCTTGCATTGATCGCAATTCTTGGCCAAATGGGTAGTTTTATACCATGTGAATCTGCTACTCTTCCAATATTTGATCAAATTTTTACAAGAATAGGAGCGGCTGATGATCTTGTTTCCGGTCAAAGTACGTTTATGGTTGAAATGCTAGAAGCGAACCATGCTCTTAGTAACGCCACCGAACACAGTATGATTCTGCTTGATGAAATAGGCCGTGGTACAAGCACTTACGACGGTATGGCACTTGCTCAATCGATCGTGGAGCATATCCACGAGCATATTCGTGCAAAAACATTGTTTTCAACTCACTATCATGAATTAACTTCACTTGAAGACCAGCTTGAGCGATTGAAAAATGTCCACGTACGTGCGGAAGAATACGAAGGAAATGTGGTGTTTCTCCATCAGATTAAAGATGGACCGGCAGATGAAAGTTACGGTATTCACGTAGCGAAACTTGCTGATCTCCCCTCCTCTTTAATTAATCGCGCCACCGCTCTTCTTACCCAATTTGAAAGTTCCAGTTCAGCTGCTGAAGAGTCGAGCGCTTCCTTAGAAGAAGAGCAGCTTACTATGTTTGTAGAAGAGCAGAAGCCCAATGCGAAAAAAGGAACGAAATCAAAGTCAAATGTAGAATCCTATCTTAAAGGACTGGATTTAATGGAAATGACACCGATGGATGCTATGAATGAGTTATATCAATTACAAAAACGGATCAAATCGTAA
- the mutL gene encoding DNA mismatch repair endonuclease MutL, whose product MAHVQLMPDHLSNKIAAGEVVERPASVVKELAENSIDAGASWVTIELMEAGLQKIRITDNGAGMEEEDCERAFYRHATSEISSENDLFHVRTLGFRGEALASIAAVSRLRVQTSTGDQAGTKLDLEGGKLMNKSKSDARQGTDITVEELFFNTPARLKYMKTIHTELGHITDVLNRMALAHPEIKFKCTHNDKEIFQTNGRGDLLQVIAKIYGVNVARKMIPIQADTLDFKVTGYIAKPEVYRASRSYMSTIINGRFIRSIPLNKAVLQGYHTLLPIGKSPIVVLNIEMDPILVDVNVHPAKLEVRFSKEKELFEALQESITKAFREQRLIPEVQHANPKPEKKEKSTQGAFDFYTEQKSAAQNAGRLSMDSITDENSKRKDAEEAASFSARQDTLVKEEVPVFEAEESSVNEEQDREDISLTEEKAPSRVPAMHPVGQVHGTYIIAQNEDGMYIVDQHAAQERIKYEFFRDKLAEVDHEVQELLVPLTFDFSKQESLKIEEYKEELEKVGLFFETFGEQSYIIRSHPQWFPKGFEEEVIHEIIDQLMNEDRINVLKLREEAAILMSCKRSIKANHYLDHTGMSRLLEDLRTSTDPFTCPHGRPIIVHFSEYEMEKMFKRVM is encoded by the coding sequence ATGGCGCATGTTCAACTTATGCCTGACCATTTATCCAATAAAATAGCTGCTGGAGAAGTTGTGGAGCGGCCAGCCTCTGTTGTCAAAGAACTCGCGGAAAACAGTATTGATGCAGGAGCTTCATGGGTTACGATTGAACTAATGGAAGCTGGTTTACAAAAGATACGCATTACAGATAATGGGGCAGGGATGGAAGAGGAAGACTGTGAAAGAGCTTTTTACCGTCATGCCACGAGTGAAATTAGTAGTGAAAATGATCTATTCCACGTACGGACATTAGGCTTTCGTGGTGAAGCCCTGGCAAGTATTGCAGCTGTAAGCCGCCTGAGGGTGCAAACATCTACAGGAGATCAGGCGGGTACAAAACTCGACTTGGAGGGCGGAAAACTAATGAACAAAAGCAAGAGTGATGCCAGGCAGGGGACGGACATCACTGTTGAAGAATTGTTTTTTAATACTCCGGCCCGTTTAAAATATATGAAGACGATCCACACAGAGCTTGGCCATATTACGGATGTGCTAAACCGAATGGCACTCGCTCATCCAGAAATTAAATTTAAATGCACTCATAATGATAAAGAAATATTTCAGACCAACGGCAGGGGAGACCTGCTACAGGTAATTGCAAAAATTTATGGTGTGAATGTAGCTAGGAAAATGATTCCTATTCAAGCAGATACTCTGGACTTTAAAGTAACGGGGTATATTGCAAAGCCCGAAGTGTACCGTGCTTCCCGTAGTTATATGTCGACCATTATTAATGGACGTTTTATTCGAAGCATCCCCTTGAACAAAGCAGTACTACAGGGGTATCACACATTACTCCCGATTGGGAAAAGTCCAATTGTGGTGCTTAATATCGAAATGGATCCAATACTTGTAGATGTGAATGTGCATCCAGCTAAATTAGAAGTCCGATTCAGTAAGGAAAAGGAATTGTTTGAAGCCTTGCAGGAATCCATTACGAAAGCTTTCCGTGAGCAAAGACTGATTCCTGAGGTGCAGCATGCCAACCCTAAACCGGAAAAGAAAGAGAAATCCACTCAGGGGGCTTTTGATTTTTATACGGAGCAGAAAAGTGCAGCACAAAATGCTGGAAGACTTTCAATGGATTCGATTACAGATGAGAATTCAAAGAGAAAGGATGCCGAGGAGGCCGCTTCCTTTTCAGCTCGGCAGGATACTCTAGTTAAAGAAGAGGTTCCTGTTTTTGAAGCTGAGGAAAGCTCTGTCAATGAAGAACAGGATCGCGAGGACATTTCATTAACAGAAGAGAAGGCCCCGAGCCGCGTACCGGCAATGCATCCTGTTGGCCAGGTGCACGGCACATATATCATTGCTCAAAATGAAGATGGGATGTACATCGTGGATCAGCACGCCGCACAAGAGAGAATTAAATATGAATTTTTCAGAGATAAATTAGCAGAAGTAGATCATGAGGTTCAAGAATTACTAGTGCCGCTCACTTTTGATTTTAGTAAACAGGAATCATTAAAAATTGAGGAATATAAAGAAGAGCTTGAAAAAGTTGGTCTATTCTTTGAGACATTCGGAGAGCAGAGTTATATTATCCGCAGTCATCCTCAGTGGTTTCCGAAAGGTTTCGAAGAAGAAGTTATTCATGAAATAATTGATCAGTTAATGAATGAAGATCGCATTAATGTTCTTAAATTGAGGGAAGAGGCAGCTATTCTTATGTCCTGCAAACGATCCATTAAAGCGAATCATTATTTAGATCACACAGGAATGTCACGACTATTAGAAGATTTAAGAACGTCGACCGATCCATTTACATGTCCGCACGGACGACCAATTATTGTTCACTTTTCAGAGTATGAAATGGAGAAAATGTTTAAAAGGGTTATGTGA
- a CDS encoding helix-turn-helix domain-containing protein, whose amino-acid sequence MVHERIRSLRKNRRLTQSNLAEKVGVSPQVVSNWERNYTSPDLSDLTKIAHALQTTADYLLGMSDEKEDEIREIKQLLETKGYDKPVFFDKKAWFGIQPDDIKQIDNYFRFLLQQKNIS is encoded by the coding sequence GTGGTTCATGAAAGAATTCGTTCACTAAGAAAAAATCGAAGGTTAACCCAATCGAACTTGGCTGAAAAGGTCGGTGTCTCTCCGCAGGTCGTGTCAAACTGGGAAAGGAATTACACTTCCCCTGATTTGAGTGATTTAACTAAAATTGCTCACGCGCTCCAAACCACTGCCGATTACTTACTGGGTATGAGCGATGAAAAAGAAGATGAAATTAGAGAGATCAAACAGCTCCTTGAAACGAAAGGGTATGACAAACCGGTTTTCTTTGATAAAAAAGCCTGGTTCGGTATCCAGCCTGATGACATAAAACAAATTGATAATTACTTCCGATTCTTATTACAGCAAAAAAATATATCGTAA